Below is a window of Nitrospirota bacterium DNA.
TCCGTCTGAGCAGTCATTGCCTTCAAATGGTTTAGTGTAGGAGCTGATTTGCGCCCGTAAGGCCTCAATGTCTTTAAATATTTTTTTAAGGTTAGCCATAATTTAAAAAGTTAAAAATTTTTCCGCAGATTGCGCAGATTTTCGCAGATTGTTATTTTTTTCATCTGCGCCCATCTGTGTCATCTGCGGATTAATCCCTTAGCCATACTTCTCTGTTAGAAACAAAGTGAACTCATCCATATTTTTTTCAATAATTTTTACGCCATCGGGGTCATTTTTTAAAAGCCACTTGACGTAGATTCTCATAACGTCAATGTAAGCGTCCAGTTTGGACTTAGCCGATGATTTGTAGAGATTGTTAATGGTGTTGATGAGGGATTTGTAGGCGTTTGTGGATTGATTATCAAGTTTACTAAGAGAGTCGTATTTTTCCTTTTGTTTGATAAGGTCTCCAATGAGAGCCTCAGTAGTTACTCTGTTAGCTTTTCGTAGCTTTTCAATTTCCAACTCTTCACGTTCTAACCGCTCTTTCCATTTATATTTATCAGCCCATTCTTTGAGCGTTTTTGTTGTTAGACGAAAATTGAATTTCTTATTAAGCTCTCTGACGCTGCTTTCAAAATTACACTCGCCATCACGCCATACCTGATACGCAATGTCTATATTGTCGTGTATGAGTGACTTTCTAACCATTGTGCCTTCCTCTTGGAATAAAAACGCCGTCGTCTTTTATTATTCCATTTAACAGGTCATCGCCGTCAGCGGTAATTCCAACCTCGCAAATTTGACCGTTAAATTTCTCATTACGTTTCACATATCCTTTGTTTTCAAGGTAGCGGAGCTGAATTTTTAAGTCATCCGATAAAAGCGCATAACCAAAGAGATAGAGTCTTGCACGAAGTTCCTCCTCATTAATAAACTGTTCATGGTCAGCCTTAAGAATCTCAAGCACATAACCTCTTAACATTAACTCTTTCAGAAGTTTTATATTCATACGACATTCTCTCCCCTTAGTCGTGGGTATCCTCAAACTTATGGTTACCCGTTTTGGTTTCTGTCCATTCTGTCAATAATCACCCGAAGCATTATAAGGATATCCAGGTGTTCCTTGTTGTCTTTGGTTAAAAAATCGTGAATAGCTCCGTGAAGTCCCTCCATGCTTTGTGCTTGCCGTGCCAAGGCTGATGCTTGCTCTTTCTGGGCATTTACAAACTCGCAGCCGATTTTGTTCATAAATTTATAGCTTAAGGCAATAACAATTAATGATAATGCCATCGCTGGCCCTCCTTGCCCTATGGTATGAATTAGCTCTGTCAATTCCATAAGTTAATATTAAACAGAAACAGGTTGTTAGTTCATTTAAACAGTTTTTAAAAATTGTAGAAAACATGTGTAACACTAGGTTGTGTGCCGATGCAAGATTTTTTTTGTTGACAATCTCCACATACGTGTTATATCTTACTGTGAAAGAGTTTAATGCAGAACATTGGAGGCGTTAGCATGAGTTTGAGGGCTCGGTTATTAGTGTTTGCAATGATGTTTTTGCTAACCGGTTGTGCCGGTTTTGAGTTTGCACCAAATGGTAAGGTACTATTCATTCATAAGGAGCTTTTAGAAGCTGACAGGGCAATAGAGGCAGCTAAAAAAGTAGGAAAAGACACGGCATGTCAGGATATGTTTAATGAAGCCGTAAAGTTAAGAGATGAAGCCTATCGTGTTTACTGGAGTTGCCACACCAAAGAGGCAATAGAATTGGCTAATAAAGTAATTCGTATGACACAAGGCCCTTGTCAGGGTTCTGCCTCAAAAGGTTTGAATGGACTGCAGTCATCATCAGGGGTGGCTCTTTTTACAGTAGCCCATTTCGATGTAAACAGTGCAAAAATAAAAAAAGGCAGTGAAACACAGTTAAATACAGCAATAAACGCAATAAAGCAGTATGAACAGGGACATGCAATGGTAGAGGGCCATTCGGATTCAACTGGCGGGTATGCCTATAACATGAGAATTTCTAAAAGACGGGCTGAGGCTGTTAAAGACTACATAGTAAGGCACGGTGCAATAGAAACTCAAAAGGTTGAGGCGGTAGGTTACGGTTATACCAGACCGATTGCATCGAATGAAACCAAGAGCGGGCGGGCTCAAAACCGAAGAGCGGATGTAAGAGTTTTCTCCAATTAAGTACAGAGA
It encodes the following:
- a CDS encoding OmpA family protein encodes the protein MSLRARLLVFAMMFLLTGCAGFEFAPNGKVLFIHKELLEADRAIEAAKKVGKDTACQDMFNEAVKLRDEAYRVYWSCHTKEAIELANKVIRMTQGPCQGSASKGLNGLQSSSGVALFTVAHFDVNSAKIKKGSETQLNTAINAIKQYEQGHAMVEGHSDSTGGYAYNMRISKRRAEAVKDYIVRHGAIETQKVEAVGYGYTRPIASNETKSGRAQNRRADVRVFSN